A genomic window from Onychostoma macrolepis isolate SWU-2019 chromosome 22, ASM1243209v1, whole genome shotgun sequence includes:
- the LOC131530905 gene encoding zinc finger protein 721-like isoform X1 produces MTDPEPCGIKQEDTEQQIDLIEENKEIEELIKGGENHHIKTEETSWRYSLTRSDKIWPQCEKSLSCNQNLDIHIKCHLEGKLYTCDQCEKTFTVKKYLTKHMKIHTGEKPYTCDRCGKSFSQKGYLDAHLKTHTGEKPYTCDQCGKSFSQKGYLDAHLKTHTGEKPYTCDQCGKSFRQKRALDVHMRIHTGEKPHTCDQCGKSFRLKQTHNEHMRIHTGEKPHTCDQCGKSFRKCGGFKKHLLTHSRERLESCHHSSKTFFRPHFLKDRLKVHTKDKPYVCYLCGKSFSQMGALKIHQKRHGGVKDHACSKCGKTFFTYDAMKVHQTVHTTETPYKCSHCDKRFKRSEYLRIHERIHTGEKPYTCDQCGKSFRLKQMLNQHMNIHNGEKPYTCDHCGKNFTQKGNLNKHMRFHTGEKLHTCDQCGKTFVHKGNLKDHMNIHTGEKPYTCDQCGKSFTRKEYLDAHLKIHTGEKPYTCDQCGKSFRQKSALNVHMRIHTGEKPHTCYQCGKSFRLKQTLNEHIMIHTGEKPYTCDQCGKSYTQKGALNVHMRIHTGEKPYTCDQCGKSFRKCDVFKKHLLTHSRERPEKCDQSSRTFVKNRLKAHTKEKPYICYLCGKSFSQMVALKIHQKRHSGVKDHACSKCGKTFFTYGALKVHQTVHTTETPYKCSHCDKRFKRSDYLKIHERIHTGEKPYTCDQCGKSFRLKEMLNRHMDSHTGEKPHTCDHCGKNFRQKRNLNKHMKIHTGEKLHTCDQCGKGFLEKGNLKDHMNIHTGEKPYSCDQCGRSFAHKGNLAKHMRRHTGKKPHTCDQCGKSFAEKGTLNEHMRIHTGEKPYTCDQCGRSFTQRGTLYEHMKTHSEEKPYTCAQCGKSFKRKEGLNDHMRIHTGEKPYTCDQCGRSFKRKEGLNDHMRIHTGEKPYACDQCGRSFTQRGTLYEHMKTHSREKPYTCDQCGTSFTQRGTLIAHKKTHSREKPYTCEHCGKNFRQKRHLNQHMKIHTGEKLHTCDQCGKGFLDKGNLKDHMNIHTGEKPYTCDQCGQSFIRRVTLYKHKKTHNGVKQHQTVHTTETPYKCSHCDKRFNRSTHLQIHERIHTGEKPHHCHSCGKRFTQLSSLICHKLHVCVSEIIVIS; encoded by the coding sequence acTTGATAGAAGAGAACAAGGAGATTGAAGAACTGATTAAAGGTGGGGAGAATCATCATATCAAAACTGAAGAAACATCCTGGAGATACTCATTGACAAGAAGTGACAAAATATggcctcagtgtgaaaagagtcTCTCATGCAACCAAAATCTCGATATTCACATAAAATGTCATCTAGAAGGGAAGctgtacacatgtgatcagtgtgaaaagactttcacagtaaaaaaataccttacaaaacacatgaaaatccacactggagagaagccgtacacatgtgatcggtgtgggaagagtttctcaCAAAAAGGATATCTTGATGCACACCTAAAAacccacactggagagaagccatacacatgtgatcagtgtgggaagagtttctcaCAAAAAGGATACCTTGATGCACACCTAAAAACccatactggagagaagccgtacacatgtgatcagtgtgggaagagtttcagacAAAAACGAGCCCTTGATGtacacatgaggatccacactggagagaagccgcacacatgtgatcagtgtggaaagagtttcagactTAAGCAAACCCATAACGAACACATgcggatccacactggagagaagccgcacacatgtgatcagtgtgggaagagtttcagaaAATGTGGTGGTTTTAAAAAACATCTGCTTACTCATTCTAGAGAGAGACTAGAAAGCTGTCACCACagcagtaaaacattttttaggcCACATTTCCTGAAGGACCGCCTGAAAGTTCATACGAAGGACAAGCCTTACGTATGTTAtttatgtggaaagagttttagtCAGATGGGTGCATTAAAGATACACCAGAAAAGACACGGCGGTGTGAAGGATCATGCTTGCTCTAAGTGTGGGAAGACGTTTTTTACGTATGATGCAATGAAAGTGCACCAGACAGTTCACACTACAGAAacaccttacaagtgttcacactgtgacaagagattcaaacGGTCAGAATATCTGAGAATAcacgagaggatccacactggagagaagccgtatacatgtgatcaatgtgggaagagtttcagacTAAAACAAATGCTTAATCAACACATGAATATCCACAATGGAGAGAAGCCGTACACGTGTGATCACTGTGGGAAGAATTTCACACAAAAAGGTAACCTTAACAAACACATGAGattccacactggagagaagctacatacatgtgatcagtgtgggaaaACTTTTGTACATAAAGGAAACCTTAAAGACCACATGAatatccacactggagagaagccgtacaCGTGTGATCAGTGTGGTAAGAGTTTCACACGAAAAGAATACCTTGATGCACACCTAAAAATccatactggagagaagccatacacatgtgatcagtgtgggaagagtttcagacAAAAATCAGCCCTTAATGtacacatgaggatccacactggagagaagccgcaCACATGCtatcagtgtgggaagagtttcagacTTAAACAAACTCTTAACGAACACATaatgatccacactggagagaagccgtacacatgtgatcagtgtgggaagagttaCACACAAAAAGGAGCCCTTAATGTgcacatgaggatccacactggagagaagccatatacatgtgatcagtgcggaaagagtttcagaaaatgtgatgtttttaaaaaacatctgCTTACTCATTCTAGAGAGAGACCAGAAAAGTGTGACCAAAGCAGTAGAACATTTGTAAAGAACCGCCTGAAAGCTCATACGAAGGAGAAGCCTTACATATGTTAtttatgtggaaagagttttagtCAGATGGTTGCATTAAAGATACACCAGAAAAGACACAGCGGTGTGAAGGATCATGCTTGCTCTAAGTGTGGGAAGACTTTTTTTACATATGGTGCACTGAAAGTGCACCAGACAGTTCACACTACAGAAacaccttacaagtgttcacactgtgacaagagattcaaacGGTCTGATTATCTGAAAatacatgagaggatccacactggagagaagccgtacacatgtgatcaatgtgggaaGAGCTTCAGACTAAAAGAAATGCTTAATCGGCACATGGATagccacactggagagaagccgcaCACATGTGATCACTGTGGGAAGAATTTCAGACAAAAAAGAAACCTTAACAAACATATgaaaatccacactggagagaagctacacacatgtgatcagtgtgggaagGGTTTCTTAGAAAAAGGAAACCTTAAAGACCACATGAatatccacactggagagaagccgtactcatgtgatcagtgtggcaGGAGTTTTGCACATAAAGGAAACCTTGCCAAACACATGAGAAGACACACTGGGAAGAAGCcacacacatgtgatcaatgtgggaagagtttcgcAGAAAAGGGAACACTTAATGaacacatgaggatccacactggagagaagccgtacacatgtgatcagtgtgggagGAGTTTCACACAAAGAGGAACCCTTTATGAACACATGAAAACCCACAGTGAAGAAAAGCCATatacctgtgctcagtgtgggaagagtttcaaaCGAAAAGAAGGCCTGAATGaccacatgaggatccacactggagagaagccgtacacatgtgatcaatgtgggaGGAGTTTCAAACGAAAAGAAGGCCTGAATGatcacatgaggatccacactggagagaagccatacgcatgtgatcagtgtgggagGAGTTTCACACAAAGAGGAACCCTTTATGAACACATGAAAACCCACAGTAGAGAGAAGCcatacacatgtgatcagtgtgggacGAGTTTCACACAAAGAGGAACCCTTATTGCACACAAGAAAACCCACAGTAGAGAGAAGCCGTACACATGTGAACACTGTGGGAAGAATTTCAGACAAAAAAGACACCTTAACCAACATATgaaaatccacactggagagaagctacacacatgtgatcagtgcgggaagggTTTCTTAGATAAAGGAAACCTTAAAGACCACATGAatatccacactggagagaagccgtacacatgtgatcagtgtgggcaGAGTTTCATACGAAGAGTAACCCTTTACAAACACAAGAAAACCCACAATGGAGTGAAACAGCACCAGACAGTTCACACTACAGAAacaccttacaagtgttcacactgtgacaagagattcaatcGGTCAACACATCTGCAAatacatgagaggatccacactggagagaagccacaTCACTGTCATTCATGTGGGAAGAGATTCACTCAATTATCTTCTCTAATCTGTCATAAATTACATGTCTGCGTGTCTGAAATTATAGTAATTAGTTGA